Within Coturnix japonica isolate 7356 chromosome 13, Coturnix japonica 2.1, whole genome shotgun sequence, the genomic segment AATTGCTGAGTAGAGAAGAAAGGATGATATTCTTGCTCTCTAGGCAGGTTGTCTCGCTCTGCACGCAAACTTCCACttggatggggaagggaaggcttTCTGAGGTTACCCTATTCCAGAACAGGCAGGGATGGCCAGGTTTTTGGCAAGGAGAATGATGGCAGAGCTGATGGGACTCAAGGGATCTCCTGTTGTTGCGCTGGCCTTCAGCGCCTCTCAGATCCCATGTCCCTTTTCCATGCTCTCATGCAGTGTCCTCATACCTCCAGAATAATATAGGTGAATCTGGAGACTGGTCTTCGAAGCTGCCAGAACAGCCCATCTGACCCATAGGAGAGCTCAgggggagagaagagaaggttggCTTCGGCTGTGCACCTGCCACTGGCACTTTTTGCCTACATTCTTGGCATAGGTTTGTGTCCCCTTACGGCTTTCTTTTGGTAGGTAAAAGTTCAGCCCAGTTTCCAGGCTATCCAGGGTAATTCAGAGCAGATGCCTCCTCTCTCCCATGACTATATATGGAATATGGACCAGCGTCCAGAGCTTGGGACTGAAGTGAGGTGGTGCAAATACTCCCTATTATGTGAGATCAGATGTCCCCCTGGCCAGCGTGTCATCTTACTTATGATGCCAACAGCTTCGTTAGAAATTTCTGTATTGAAAACAGAATAACAGCATAGCTGTCCTCACTATTCTTCTGTTGTGGGCCTTGCCTTTGAAAGATGGCCACAACAGCTGCCTGTTAGAAGAGTTCATTTTGAAGATGCAAAATAATCgccttttatttcctgttccAGGTGACCTGTATGGGGCCATTGGATCACCCGTGAGATTAGCCAAAACAGTTGTGGTTGGCAAAAGACACGATCTGGTACAGAGGCTGCTTTATTTCCTCACTTACTTCATCAGATGCTCGGAACTTCAGGAGACGCATCTGCTAGAAAATGGGGAAGATGAAGCCATAGTCATGCCTGGAACTGTTATAACTACCACgctggagaaaggagaagtAGAAGAATCAGAGTATGTGCTTGTCACAATGCACAAGAACAGGGGTAACTTGCTACCAAAGGAGTCTGAGGAAATGAGAACTCCTAACTGCAGCTGTAAAAACTGCAAATGCCCGATTTCTCTTGCACAAAACATAGAAGGTGTTTCACAGCAAGAGAGAGAAGACGCACAAAACACTCCTAAGGTGGAGCTGGAAACTTCTTCAGATGAGAGCAGAACTATTGTTCCTGATGATGGTCAGGAAGATGCTGCTGATGGTCGTCAACCCAGAACCTGTCAGGACACTAAACTAGAGAGCGTGGTGTGCACAGGGTCATCTTCACCAGAGAAACGTGTGTTGGCAGAATCTGGTTTGGAAGCAACAGCAAATGTGTGGAGGAATGAAGACGTGCTGGAAGCAGGCAGCCAGGCCATCGGTGCAACGAGGTCACCCGGGATAGCTGTGGAAAAGAAACCTCCAGATAAGCTCTTCTGTGACGCTTTTCCTTGCAGCGCTGCCGAAGCTCAGACAAAGGTGACTTTCCTCATCGGAGACTCCATGTCACCTGACTCAGACATAGAGCTCAGAAGCCAGGCAGTCGTGGAACAAATTGCCAGGCACCACAGCCCGCCAGCAGCGGAGGAAGGAGTGTCTGCTGATCAGAACTGTGAAGCTAAACAAACTGTTGAGGACCAAAATAGAGACTGTGGGACAGCTGAACCCTTTCCTCAAGTTGCTGGTGAGCATCAGAGCTGGAATGCAAACGCGTACAGCGCTGAGAGCATGAGTCTGTTTGATGACAATTTTACTGATGATGGCTCAGTTGAAACCCGGACTATTGATGATCTTCCAGGgcaagcagctgcagagcttctcACTCACAATGGCGGTTTAGAGTTCTCTAAAAAGCTGTGTGCAAAGACTAGCAAAACACCCAGCGAATTTGGTAAATTTATGGACTCCGTGCGACAGGAGACCTACAAAAACTGCTTTGCTGAGCAGGACCAAAGAGAGAACATCTCTATTCGTGTCCCCCATGGGGACAGAGAAAACGCAGAGAAAAAGGTGGCCCCGGGAATTGATTGGGACATTCCAAGAAATGAGAGCTCAGACAGCGCCCTGGGTGACAGTGAAAGTGAGGACACAGGTCATGAGCTAACCAGACCGAGCAGTAACTACTATGGAGGAGAGCAGGAAGACTGGGCAGAAGAATATGAGATTCCTTTTCCTGGGTAAGTACCATTCAGCTGTAAGAGCCCAGAAAAGATGCAGCCTTTTCTCATGTCACATGTTTGGAGGAATGTAGGCTAACTTGGCATCGGCGATTGGAAAAGCGTCTCTGGAGCTCACTGGCTGTAAAAGAATATGGAGAGATCAGTGGTCTGGAAAAAGATATTCATTGTGTATTGTGATCTTGgcttgtatcttttttttttccgtgATGAGCTGAgtttaaactgtttattttcttatagaAAGCTCTTGAATGGAAGTAAGAGTAGATATGAGAAACATGAGGCTGCAACCTCTTCCTGAGCTGAATTTGGTGTTTTCTGTTGCACATCTCTCTGAAGCGCCTTTCTTGCAGGTCAAAGCTGGTTGAAGTGAACTCTGTCCAGCCCAGTATTGCCAATTTTGGACGCTCCTTACTCGGAGGTTACTGCTCATCGTACGTCCCCGACTTTGTTCTGCAAGGAATAGGAAGCGATGAAAAGCTGAGACACTGCTTGGTGTCGGATCTGTCTCACGCTGTGCAGGTAATTAAGCTGTATTTGGGAAGTGTATTTGTCACAGTGGGGAGAGGTAAATGTTTTCAAACCTACAGATCTGCAGGAAGCGGAAGCATTTGCTGTCACAGCTCTCTTCAGCTTTCACCAGTCTCAGGtcatcatttctttctcctctctcagTTAAGGACTGTTATTTCCTCATAGATCTGGGGCACAAAAACGGAGGCTTCTGAGAGCAGCGTGCCCTTGGGAAGATGGGGCTCTGAGAAATCAGCCTTGTAGGCACTGCAGCCTACAACTACTGCTGCTGGTTGTGTGCCCGCAGCCTGCAGCGATGTTGAACGAGACACAAGTCAGGTTGCTGTGCATCTCTTCTGCACAGAACCCCTTCCCTGCATGAATGGGTACGTGGCTGGGGAGTGCGTTATTTCCTGCACCCCCTTCTAGTGGCCGTGAGATGAGTGGGAAACCAGCCATGACCACAACACGTGGTGACAGCACAATGCTTTAGTGAGTTCCTGAGAGCCTCCCTGGAGTGCTCGGAAAGGTCCAGTTCTCCCTCAGCTCCCAACCATCAGCTGCCATTCAGAAGGAGGTGCCTCCCAGCAGATCAGACTGAAATGTGTTCAGGGCATCCAAACGTGCTGTGTTAGAAACCTCCGGGGCTGTAGAGCAGGGCCCAGCGCTTTGGTGcttgctccctctgctggccGTGCTTTGGTAGCACACGAGCAACACGGGGCGTTCAAAAGCcggaggtggtggtggtgcttCCAGTTTCAAAGgtttaaaatacactttaagTGTTTGCTTTAACCTACATTCATTATTCAGAGCTCTTCATATCAAATATCAAAAGATAAAGTTGTCAGCTGGTGCCACAGTTCAAACCTGGAAGAAAACGTTCAATGATAAGGCTGCTCACTTACACTGAAGCTCTGCTTTTAGCAGATGGAAAGCAATTCTCAGCACATGTTCCTGTGTTTTGGAGGACGTGGGGGCTGGGATTGCTCCCCAGCTCGCCCTGTTTGTGGTGTGTTGTGCTCAGAGTTCTTCTATTCgttttctgtttgcagcatCCAGTGCTAGATGAACCAATAGCAGAAGCTGTCTGTATTATTGCAGACACAGATAAATGGACAGTGCAGGTGGCCAGCAGCCAGAGGCGGATGATTGATAACAAGCTGGGCAAAGAAGTGTTGGTCTCCAGTCTCGTCTCTAACCTGCTTCATTCCACTCTTCAGCTTTACAAGCATAATTTATCTCCAAACTTTGTAAGTATGAATTGAACATCGGGGGAgcaatgattttaaaacacCCTTTTATTTCATAGCTTAAAGATGCCATAAACTCCTGCCTAGTTTACTTCTGTTTAGTCCCAGTTTTGCTCAGCAATGTATCTCCTGATGCTGCTGTTCAAGTTGTCCGTTcaaacactgctctgcaacCAATACGGCTGTCACGTTAATTCTGACTTAAAATGCATCAAAAACATCTACTCAAAAGCAGGAGCCTTGCTGGTAAATGAAAATTTGCCAGTATCTTACTAAGTAATCTTGTAGGCATGACAAGGGAACAGTGCAGCTGTACTGTTCTGCTTTAAGGCTGGTTTAGTATGGtttggctgcagtgctgtcctgTCCCTCACACGATGTTTCATTGCTTTCTAGTGTGTCATGCACCTGGAAGATCGGCTGCAGGAGCTCTATTTCAAAAGCAAGATGCTGTCTGAATATCTCAAGGGCCAGATGAGAGTTCACGTCAAGGAGCTGGGCGTTGTGCTGGGGTACGGTCACAGACTGCCTTGGAGCAGTGGCACAAATCAGCCATGGCTGCAGGCTTCTCCTTGGCTGCTGCTTGGCCCCCCACAaagggctcagcactgcacGGCTTGTCCTGCCTTAGTTGGTTTGGCATCACCACACAGCGAGGGCACCTGAGTCCTCCAGGCTGACTTTCCCTATGGGCAGCAAATGCCTTCAGTGTCACACAGAGCACGTTGTGCCTCTCTGTGCATGGGACACAGTGGAGCAGCTGTGTACGGGGTGTTTACAGGAGGGCTCTGAATGTCTGCACAGGGAACAGGGTGAGCAGGAAGGCAGACAGAGCACGTGtggagctggggcagggagcagccgTGCCACAACCCCCGGTAGATGCAGACATGGCTGAGTCCggtgctctgctcctctgcctgGCTGCCCAGCTGCTCTCGGAGGGTAGGGCGGGATCTGCTGTTTTCCTCCCCCAGCTGCAGCGCCCCATTTTGCTGCCTCTGAGCAGGAGGCTGGAGGGGGTGTTAAAAGCAGGCTGGTGGCTGGGGTTTGTAACCCAGCTGGCAGCGCTGTGTTGGGAGAGAAGCGTCACTGCCTTTCGTGTTACTTGAGCAATGTTCTGCCACTCTGAGCTGCGCACACTCACAGCCCAAGTACAAACACTGCGCCTTGAGCTGGTGCTGCAGTTATAATGCACATGTTCAGCCCGGCTCTGGATTAAACGTgactcttctgcttcctttcaggATTGAATCCAGCGACCTCCCTTTGCTGGCAGCTGTAGCGAGCACTCACTCTCCTTACGTCGCCCAGATACTGCTCTGAAATGCCAGAGAGAGCAAAGAcgtttccttttatttcccttgaAAACAAAGTGGAAGACAACTTGTTCTGGCTACTTTCTCCTTGCAGCCACTGAAACAAACTGCTCCCggagctgcagcatctccatgTTGGGTGGgtgttggactggatggtctcAGAGGCCTTTTCCAAACTCGGCGATTCAATGATCCTATGATACGTGGCTGCACATTACAAAAACCACTGGAGGCTTCTCCTCTCacccaaaaaaaagaaaggataaaggaaggaaagcagagaaatgagtCAGCCCGAgttttcagctgcagagaagTGAAGATTTTGGTGCAATCTGAAGATGTGCATTTTTAGCAGTTTCTGCTTCGATGGCTGACTGTGATTTATCCCTGACTGTGATTTATCCTGGGGAACCCACGGAAGAACTGCTTGGAGAaatatttgctgctgttgccaATTACAGACTTTAAAAGcgaaggcagcagctgccctcagccccagctcagtgcttctCGAGCTGCGGCCATTTGTAAACAACTTCTCCTTTTTCACCTAACAGTTGAATTCTGGATGCTTCCCTGGGGAAGAACAAAAGGGGgagggttggtttgttttgtacAAAGCTCATTAATGACACTCAGCTCCAACATTTATTTATGGTCTTTCTCCTGGGGAGAGGAAACAGTGGGGGCTgagggggcagggaggggaaggtAGGAAAGGGCCACCAGGCACCTGTGGGGGGATTCTCTCTTGGCTGGATGTTGTAACCAGTATTACGTGTTTATAATGCCTGAGTGTTGCTTTATATTCAGTAATGCATTTCTTGACAGCATAACCAAAATgttaacaagaaaaagaaagggagaggcTGAAGTTTCCCCACAGGCCCCAGAGCACCTCGACTATTACCTCTGACTGTGTATGGTCTGTCATGGCCTCTGATGTTCTGGCAACTTCAATCCTTTCGACAGCAGTCAGTCTTTCTTGAAATAAAGAGCTGGGGGTCGCTGTACCAAAGCACCTGGGAGAAAGCGAACAGACTATTATTACCCTTAATTGCTCAGGTAACCaattgatgtattttttaaagccaCTCTACAAAAAATGAACATTGGTGACACCATAGGATAGAAAAACCCAACCCATTTTTGGACGGAGTATCCCCTCGATGCAGATGGCTCGGATCCCTTTTCTACTCACTTGTGTAATTACCAGCAGgaaatgttgtttattttattctcagCATTTCTCCTTGACTCAGCCATCACTGTTTTGTCATTGTATATACAATAGTTGTAAGAATAGCTGATGGAACCAGTCTGGTGTAAGTAATGTAAATATACAGTGGTAGGTGGATTATGTTTTCAAAGGCTCTACTACCTCAGTTTAACTGGACACTTCATTATAGacttttctttgcttatttgtCCTAGCAGCCAATTAACGTCGCTGATTTTAGGTTCTGTTCCCACTGATGACATTTGGTATAGTGGGATTCATGGATTACTCACAGAAGCAGGAGGTATGTGTTCGCTTGGTCACTAAGCTGCACAAACACTTCTATAAATATATCATTCAGTAATCATCTTTTCAATAGTATAGCACGCCTTCTATTGTTGTTTGCAGAGTTATTTTCAATACAATCTATTATAAACTTGAAAACAATAGGAGAGATCCTTGCCCCGCTGCTCTCAATGTCAAaactctccttccttcctctgctgggGCCAGGCTTTACCCAGGCTGTTGTTCAGCAGCATTTAAACCCTGCAGCTGAGGGCTCCATTCCAGGGCAGAGCCGCACGGGCATCCCCTGAGCTTCCATGCAGGACTGAGCCTACATGAGTACGTAACCCCACTCGGATCCAGGCAGTGTCATCTGAAGCTCCTTTGTATATAGAATCCAGTGCTGAGTGCCGCAGGGAGGAAACTCGTGTTTGCTGTGTGATCCGAGGATACATCTCTCCCCTGTCCTTCACCACACAACTGCAGTACATCCGGCCTCTGGATGGAGCGCACGATGTCAGGGCCCGCTTGTGTCAACACATTTGCAATGAAATACaggctggagctcagcagctgagCTTTGGCTCTTTGCTCTGACCCAGGACGCAGCCCCACACCCGCAGGGATGTGCTCACTGTGCAACGTGTGCTCTCCTTTTCCCCATTGCTCGGTGAACTGTTGGGGTTGGAGGCTCCCAGGTACGAGCACAGCGCGGTACGTCCACCTGCAACAGAGCTAAAAGGGAACTGTACGGGACGGGAGCACTGGGACTTAACATTGCACCACATGGATAGAAAACTAATgtgtttgggttcttttttccccactactACCAACCTCCATTAACATGTCTTaatttttgggctgaaaaccAAGTGTTCTAGGCACACGGATCAGCACATCTGCTTGTGTTGCAGTTGGCAAACGCGGGGCTGCTAAgaacaaaaagtatttaaaagaaaggatttgACCCCTCgcctgtgttttctctgttagTTATTATAGATGTTTTATgacaatttgtttttgttttttttttttttttgctttctctaaatTATTTAGACGGTGGTACTTGTAAAATGCTGGGTAAAATGTACATACTTGttatctcttctgtttttgtataTATTTCTCAAGATGTGCACTTGTATTATAATAACCATTCCCAATTTTAGGGGAAATTTGTGCAATAAAACAGTATGTCAGTTTACCTCTGGGATGCGGCGTGTTCCTTCTTTATGCCTGCAGCCACTGGGTGCTGGGCGCAGTGAAACCAGCAGCACCCCACGTTTGGCTGCAGCCCCTCCTGGGCTCCCCCTGGGCTGGGTGCTCTGTTTGGGTCTCTCCATGAGCAGAGATGGCCGCACTGGGGCGGTTGATCGCAGCGTGTGTGCAGGGTTTGGCAGTGAGCTCAGCCCCAGATCCCATACTTGCCAGCCGGTGTTTCCTATGGACGATTCCTCCCTTTCTGTGCCTCCCTGCGCACGCGGCCGGAGCTGCGCCCACGTTTGTGTCCCGCAGAGCGCACATTCCGTTCCAGCCATCCCTGATTCTTTTCGTATGCTGCACTAACAGCTACGGCCTTTGTACACCAACTGCATGTTCTCCCCGTCTTGGCTGTGTACAACAAAACCATCTTTGCTATTTCTGCAGGCGATGCTAAATATATCAGTGCTCGGGTTTTTGGGAAGCTGCTGGAGCTCgctgctggagatgctgcatTACAGCAATTGGTGCTTTTTGGCTTTGAGGAAGAACCCCAAGATCAATTCCTGGTGAGATCCCTGCAGCTTTTATTACCGAACCTGATttcccagctctgagctcacaCCGAAGCTGAGCCCCATCAGCAGGGTGCGGTGCTgccactgctcagcagcaggaggagcagcagcgcTCAGGCTGTGCCATTCACTGCACAGTTCCTGAGATAGTCCTTAGGGGAAAACTTACTTTTAACGTGTGCATTTCCTGCAGGTctgcctgcactgtgcagccctCGTTGGTCCTCTGCTCCCCGCTGGGAGGCCTGGTAGCACAGAAGCACGTCCTTCCCCtctctttgtttatttttattaccagAAATATTTGCACAGCCGCAGGAATGAATTTCTCAGGCTCCACGTGTCCCAGCTGCTGGTTCCCAGCGGGGCTGCAGACATCTGTGTCCCCATTGGGGCAGCTCTGAGTGTAGCACAGGAGATGAGCAGATGCATCTCCTTGCCATGCTTTGTCTCTGCCCCCATCTCCAGCTCTCTGGCTCTCTTTGCTGCTCCTTTCCCTGAGGAtccacacagcccagctcctctgGCAACAGCCCTATCAGGTGTGTGTCCTCtacagtgaggctgcagcccaCCAGAGATCCCCCTTGTTCAGTACATTGGTGGTGGGAGGGACATCTGCCCTACCCCGTCTTGTTCCCATGACCGAAGGAACAACTTCTGTGCACCATGATATGCCATGGAGGCGCAGTGAGGAGTGGCTGTGGGAGGGGGGCACCCGGGGGCTGCTTTATTTCCTACCAGGGACCTTTCACTTTGGGGAATTTAGGTTGATTTGGAAAGAATATGTGCAGCAAGACTTGGGTAATTACTGCGAAATTACAGCCACGGGCAATTATGTTCTTCAATAGCTTCGTGAGTGTGCTGGAACCCAAGACATGAAGCACTGAATTTTCAAGGAGTGGATGTATTAATAGCAGCCGTAAGGAGAAATCACGTCAATTTAATTGTGATCACCACtcagagagcagaaggaaggagggagagctgCTGTTCTCATGTGTTACAAAGCGACCGACACGACCGGAGGGAGACGTTGTCAGCAAACGGGATAATTACAGCCGTGCTGCCGTAATTAATGCTCACACGCTCTGTTCCTCAgccctgtttttcttgtgcaGCTCAAACAGATTAAGTGAAGGTCTCTGTGTCGTTCTGACGCTGGTTTAGGCTGCAAAAGCCATCAGCCCGTGGGTAAACTTTAGTCTTGAATCTGCAGCTTAAATCTGTGAACCATTTCTGAAATTACAGGTTAGCAAAGCCCAGACCCTCCCGTGGAACAGACCCAGACCTTTCCCAACCAATGGAGCCTTTCTCAGTTTGTAGATTCACAGCTGAGCACTGCCTCAGCCATGGGCCAGAACTCTGCAGGGGGGAGATGGGAGAACCCCTCATGAGAGGAGGAGCCCTTTACAGCTCCACTGGGAGTTAAACAAGGGGGGTTCTGCCTGCAGAAGGCAACTCTGTTCTGCTCACTGTTCCCTTCTGCATTGGAAGGTGAAAGACGACCCATAGAGAATGGAACTTTGTGGACACTGCAGCCTGGATGATACCACACACCTGTGAGCTCTGCAGGGCCGGACTGCAGGGTGTAAGGACATCTGTGGGCATGCAGAGCAATGataaaagcagctgctgaagatgAGTGGGGACACAAATCATCAGTGTGGAGGAGCTGTGAGCTCCTGGTGTGTTCCTCTTATGTCAGTGGGAGCTGCTTTTAGTGCTCTGCTCATATCAAGAACAAGGATCCAAGGATCCAACAGCATCGAAATGTGACCACAACCAGAGGACGAGTGAGGGAATCTTGGCCCGCATAGCTTTGCAATCAGTTCACGGCACATTCCTGACTCCCCAGCCCCGCTCTGAGCCTCCGGAGCTGCGCACCATTTCCATGCAATCCAATTACAGCTTGTGCACCGCCACAGACACGGCCACACAGCTCCCACAGGATGCTGCAAGGCGCTCCCTGCCCCGCACACAGCTGTGGCAatgagcccagcagcagggatggacacagagctgcccagcacagctctgtgcctccaTATCACCGACCCTGCATCACCTCTCAGCACGCGGTTACACAAGGCTCTGGCTGTGTGCCTCTGCAAACAGCATAGCAGAACATCACAGATTCACTGCGTGTTCACTCTGGGTCACAATGGGTCGCGCTCACAAACTGATGGTGTTTGCAAAACCACCTTGGAGTGATGAATGTACAACCTGAAGCAGAACCCACAGTGTATTGGGATGGCTTTGTAATTAGCGAATGGATTAATGagatgagcagagctgctgcatggcGGTGTGTGGATACTTCTGGCCCTGAGGACACCCACCACCTTCCTTTTAGATGGTATTTATTAtgatttggggtgtttttgtcAGTTCTTATGCTGCTTTATCAGACCCCTCTGCCAACACAGTGCACTGTGGGGTGGGCTGGAGGATGAGAGCAGGAGGGACGTGATAAGTGATGTGATAAGTGATGTGATAAGTGATAAGTGATGTGCTGTGACAGAACCCAGCCCAAAGGGGAGCAGGTTTCCCCTTCCACACAGACAACAGGCATCCGGCCTGACCGCATCCTTGATCCCAGCCCTGGAATTACTCACTTGTGAAAGCGgtttaattgtatttaaataGCACTTTGCCGTGTGGGGACGTACTGCGggcctgcagctgggatggTGACACTCACATTGTTCTCCAGGTATAAACGTGACAACTCGAATAGCCTATGGGATAATTCCATATTACAGCCATTACCTTCCCAAATGAAGCGATCCTTCAGCCGAGGAAACAACAACCCTGTTGTGTATGGGGCAGGAAGCAGAACAGCCCCGTCCCACATCGCCACACAGACCGGCTCCGTGTGGAAGCGCTGCTCCGCCCCGTCCCGCTGCCCCGCCCAACCCTCGCGATGGTTCGTCGCGCTCCGCTCCCGGCACGAAGGGGCGGGGCTTCCCTCGGCCCCTCCCGCCGCCGCTCTCCGCTGATTTTATGGTTAAAGCGCCCGCTCTCGCGTTTTTCGCTCCGGGCGGGATGCGCGGTAGGCGAGCGGCGCTGGGGAGCGGGACGGGGGCAGCGGCCTGAAGGAGCCGAGCCGTGCGCAGGGAGAACCGTGCGGGCCTCGCTCCGCCCTCGGGGATCGTCGGAAGAAGCGCCGACTCGGCGACGCCGAACTCCTCGCCCGCCCGCGTGGCTTTGCGCGCTGCCAGCCGGCGGGCGGAACCCGCTCGGGGCGGAGGGGCGGGCGCAGGGAGTCGCGCTCCGGCCGGTAACTTCCCGCAGCTCCGCACGGcggggccgcgccgccgccTGGGCCCGCGCGATGGGGAGCGACGGCCGGCGGGACGCAGCggcggcggggggagcgggCAGCACCTGCACGGAGCCGAGTCGCTGAGCAACCGGGATCCGCCCGGAGCGGCAGCGCAGCCCCGGCACCGCGCCCGCCTCGGCCTCGGGCCGCTCCCGCCAGGAGGAGGCCTCCGGGGGGCGCCGCCCCGCCGTGCCGGGCCGGGGCTGAGGGGCCGAGG encodes:
- the FNIP1 gene encoding folliculin-interacting protein 1 isoform X3, with product MTVTPNGVGRAELAAARGRRCSEPGGGGQRRRLPKMPPTLFQKLFNKKHGLSSPARDARDDCVFSWPLPEFDPSQIRLIVYQDCERRGRNVLFDSSAKRKIEDVSVSKLCSDAQVRVFGKCCQLKPGGDSSSSLDSSINSSSSFSDAKEQCPKYQGSRCSSDANMLGEMMFGSVAMSYKGSTLKIHQIRSPPQLMLSKVFTARTGSSIYGSLNTLQDSLEFINQDSNTLKPDHSTIMNGLLGNIGLSQLCSPRRAFSEQGPLRLIRSASFFAVHSNPMDMPGREQNEDRDSGIARSASLSSLLITPFPSPGSSFNKSCASSYQRRWRRSQTTSLENGVFPRWSMDESFNLSDDSSGPSPGIVRKKKIAIGVIFSLSRDEDENNKFNEFFFSHFPLFESHMNKLKSAIEQAMKMSRRSADASQRSLAYNRIVDALNEFRTTICNLYTMPRIGEPVWLTMMSGTPEKNQLCHRFMKEFTFLMENAAKNQFLPALLTAVLTNHLAWVPTVMPNGQPPIRIFLEKHSSQSVDMLAKTHPYNPLWAQLGDLYGAIGSPVRLAKTVVVGKRHDLVQRLLYFLTYFIRCSELQETHLLENGEDEAIVMPGTVITTTLEKGEVEESEYVLVTMHKNRGNLLPKESEEMRTPNCSCKNCKCPISLAQNIEGVSQQEREDAQNTPKVELETSSDESRTIVPDDGQEDAADGRQPRTCQDTKLESVVCTGSSSPEKRVLAESGLEATANVWRNEDVLEAGSQAIGATRSPGIAVEKKPPDKLFCDAFPCSAAEAQTKVTFLIGDSMSPDSDIELRSQAVVEQIARHHSPPAAEEGVSADQNCEAKQTVEDQNRDCGTAEPFPQVAGEHQSWNANAYSAESMSLFDDNFTDDGSVETRTIDDLPGQAAAELLTHNGGLEFSKKLCAKTSKTPSEFGKFMDSVRQETYKNCFAEQDQRENISIRVPHGDRENAEKKVAPGIDWDIPRNESSDSALGDSESEDTGHELTRPSSNYYGGEQEDWAEEYEIPFPGSKLVEVNSVQPSIANFGRSLLGGYCSSYVPDFVLQGIGSDEKLRHCLVSDLSHAVQHPVLDEPIAEAVCIIADTDKWTVQVASSQRRMIDNKLGKEVLVSSLVSNLLHSTLQLYKHNLSPNFCVMHLEDRLQELYFKSKMLSEYLKGQMRVHVKELGVVLGIESSDLPLLAAVASTHSPYVAQILL
- the FNIP1 gene encoding folliculin-interacting protein 1 isoform X1, with the protein product MTVTPNGVGRAELAAARGRRCSEPGGGGQRRRLPKMPPTLFQKLFNKKHGLSSPARDARDDCVFSWPLPEFDPSQIRLIVYQDCERRGRNVLFDSSAKRKIEDVSVSKLCSDAQVRVFGKCCQLKPGGDSSSSLDSSINSSSSFSDAKEQCPKYQGSRCSSDANMLGEMMFGSVAMSYKGSTLKIHQIRSPPQLMLSKVFTARTGSSIYGSLNTLQDSLEFINQDSNTLKPDHSTIMNGLLGNIVHSNPMDMPGREQNEDRDSGIARSASLSSLLITPFPSPGSSFNKSCASSYQRRWRRSQTTSLENGVFPRWSMDESFNLSDDSSGPSPGIVRKKKIAIGVIFSLSRDEDENNKFNEFFFSHFPLFESHMNKLKSAIEQAMKMSRRSADASQRSLAYNRIVDALNEFRTTICNLYTMPRIGEPVWLTMMSGTPEKNQLCHRFMKEFTFLMENAAKNQFLPALLTAVLTNHLAWVPTVMPNGQPPIRIFLEKHSSQSVDMLAKTHPYNPLWAQLGDLYGAIGSPVRLAKTVVVGKRHDLVQRLLYFLTYFIRCSELQETHLLENGEDEAIVMPGTVITTTLEKGEVEESEYVLVTMHKNRGNLLPKESEEMRTPNCSCKNCKCPISLAQNIEGVSQQEREDAQNTPKVELETSSDESRTIVPDDGQEDAADGRQPRTCQDTKLESVVCTGSSSPEKRVLAESGLEATANVWRNEDVLEAGSQAIGATRSPGIAVEKKPPDKLFCDAFPCSAAEAQTKVTFLIGDSMSPDSDIELRSQAVVEQIARHHSPPAAEEGVSADQNCEAKQTVEDQNRDCGTAEPFPQVAGEHQSWNANAYSAESMSLFDDNFTDDGSVETRTIDDLPGQAAAELLTHNGGLEFSKKLCAKTSKTPSEFGKFMDSVRQETYKNCFAEQDQRENISIRVPHGDRENAEKKVAPGIDWDIPRNESSDSALGDSESEDTGHELTRPSSNYYGGEQEDWAEEYEIPFPGSKLVEVNSVQPSIANFGRSLLGGYCSSYVPDFVLQGIGSDEKLRHCLVSDLSHAVQVIKLYLGSVFVTVGRGKCFQTYRSAGSGSICCHSSLQLSPVSGHHFFLLSQLRTVISS
- the FNIP1 gene encoding folliculin-interacting protein 1 isoform X4 yields the protein MTVTPNGVGRAELAAARGRRCSEPGGGGQRRRLPKMPPTLFQKLFNKKHGLSSPARDARDDCVFSWPLPEFDPSQIRLIVYQDCERRGRNVLFDSSAKRKIEDVSVSKLCSDAQVRVFGKCCQLKPGGDSSSSLDSSINSSSSFSDAKEQCPKYQGSRCSSDANMLGEMMFGSVAMSYKGSTLKIHQIRSPPQLMLSKVFTARTGSSIYGSLNTLQDSLEFINQDSNTLKPDHSTIMNGLLGNIVHSNPMDMPGREQNEDRDSGIARSASLSSLLITPFPSPGSSFNKSCASSYQRRWRRSQTTSLENGVFPRWSMDESFNLSDDSSGPSPGIVRKKKIAIGVIFSLSRDEDENNKFNEFFFSHFPLFESHMNKLKSAIEQAMKMSRRSADASQRSLAYNRIVDALNEFRTTICNLYTMPRIGEPVWLTMMSGTPEKNQLCHRFMKEFTFLMENAAKNQFLPALLTAVLTNHLAWVPTVMPNGQPPIRIFLEKHSSQSVDMLAKTHPYNPLWAQLGDLYGAIGSPVRLAKTVVVGKRHDLVQRLLYFLTYFIRCSELQETHLLENGEDEAIVMPGTVITTTLEKGEVEESEYVLVTMHKNRGNLLPKESEEMRTPNCSCKNCKCPISLAQNIEGVSQQEREDAQNTPKVELETSSDESRTIVPDDGQEDAADGRQPRTCQDTKLESVVCTGSSSPEKRVLAESGLEATANVWRNEDVLEAGSQAIGATRSPGIAVEKKPPDKLFCDAFPCSAAEAQTKVTFLIGDSMSPDSDIELRSQAVVEQIARHHSPPAAEEGVSADQNCEAKQTVEDQNRDCGTAEPFPQVAGEHQSWNANAYSAESMSLFDDNFTDDGSVETRTIDDLPGQAAAELLTHNGGLEFSKKLCAKTSKTPSEFGKFMDSVRQETYKNCFAEQDQRENISIRVPHGDRENAEKKVAPGIDWDIPRNESSDSALGDSESEDTGHELTRPSSNYYGGEQEDWAEEYEIPFPGSKLVEVNSVQPSIANFGRSLLGGYCSSYVPDFVLQGIGSDEKLRHCLVSDLSHAVQHPVLDEPIAEAVCIIADTDKWTVQVASSQRRMIDNKLGKEVLVSSLVSNLLHSTLQLYKHNLSPNFCVMHLEDRLQELYFKSKMLSEYLKGQMRVHVKELGVVLGIESSDLPLLAAVASTHSPYVAQILL